The proteins below come from a single Paludibacter jiangxiensis genomic window:
- a CDS encoding 3-phosphoglycerate dehydrogenase has protein sequence MKILVATDKPFAKAATDGIRKITEEAGYELALLEKYTDVNDLYAAVADADAMIVRSDKVTQAVVDAAKQLKIVVRAGAGYDNLDLAACTARGIVAMNTPGQNSNAVAELALGMMVFMARNNFQPGTGSELKGKKLGIHAYGNVGKLVAHIAKGFGMEIYAFDPFVPADVMANEGVKAVASVEELYSTCNYISLHIPATPETKKSINYDLLSKMPKGGCLVNTARKEVIDEEGLAKLLEERTDLKYVTDIMPDSHAVLAEKFGARYFSTPKKMGAETAEANINAGLAAANQIVSFLKTGDKKFQVNK, from the coding sequence ATGAAGATTCTTGTAGCAACCGACAAACCGTTTGCCAAAGCAGCAACAGACGGAATCAGAAAAATTACTGAAGAAGCAGGTTATGAACTTGCTTTGCTGGAAAAGTATACCGATGTGAATGATCTTTATGCAGCGGTGGCCGATGCTGACGCTATGATTGTTCGTTCCGATAAAGTTACACAGGCAGTTGTTGATGCTGCAAAACAACTTAAAATAGTTGTTCGCGCTGGTGCAGGGTACGATAACCTTGATCTTGCTGCTTGTACTGCTCGTGGCATTGTAGCGATGAACACTCCGGGTCAAAATTCAAATGCCGTTGCTGAACTTGCTTTGGGCATGATGGTTTTTATGGCTCGTAATAATTTCCAACCGGGTACCGGTAGCGAATTGAAAGGTAAAAAGCTGGGTATTCATGCTTACGGTAATGTGGGTAAACTGGTTGCCCATATTGCCAAAGGTTTTGGTATGGAAATCTACGCCTTCGATCCTTTTGTCCCTGCTGATGTAATGGCAAATGAAGGAGTGAAAGCTGTTGCTTCGGTAGAAGAGTTGTATAGCACCTGTAACTATATTTCGTTGCATATTCCGGCAACTCCCGAAACTAAAAAGTCGATCAATTACGACTTGTTGTCTAAAATGCCGAAAGGCGGTTGCCTGGTAAATACTGCCCGTAAAGAGGTGATTGATGAAGAAGGTTTGGCAAAATTGTTGGAAGAACGTACCGATCTGAAATATGTGACCGATATCATGCCGGATTCACATGCTGTACTCGCAGAAAAATTCGGAGCCCGCTACTTCTCTACACCTAAGAAAATGGGTGCAGAAACAGCTGAAGCCAATATCAATGCAGGTTTGGCCGCGGCTAATCAGATTGTCTCTTTTCTGAAGACCGGAGATAAGAAATTTCAGGTTAATAAATAA
- a CDS encoding RidA family protein has translation MKRIISTSNAPAAIGPYSQAVEANGTLYVSGQIPIDPATGKLVEGDVSAQAKQVFCNIKAILDEAGYSFVDVVKSTVYLSDMSYFADVNAVYKEYYQTECPARAAFAVKGLPLGSLVEIETIAVK, from the coding sequence ATGAAACGCATTATTTCAACTTCAAACGCGCCGGCGGCTATTGGCCCTTACAGTCAGGCGGTAGAGGCTAATGGAACATTGTATGTTTCGGGTCAGATTCCTATCGATCCTGCAACAGGTAAGCTGGTGGAAGGAGATGTTTCTGCCCAGGCGAAACAGGTTTTCTGTAATATTAAAGCTATTTTGGATGAGGCAGGCTACTCTTTTGTAGATGTAGTTAAATCGACCGTATATCTGTCCGATATGAGCTACTTTGCCGATGTGAATGCAGTCTACAAGGAGTATTATCAGACGGAATGCCCTGCCAGGGCTGCTTTTGCGGTAAAAGGACTTCCCCTTGGTTCTCTTGTCGAAATTGAAACAATTGCAGTGAAATAA
- a CDS encoding deoxyribodipyrimidine photo-lyase: MNDLRIKIHKPETKSGGMIIYRMSRDQRVWDNWALLFARQLAESTGRSLAVVFTLMPSYPGANLRHFDFMLRGLETVEQKLRALNIPFCILLNNDVSVALKEFIEHNNVTAVISDFDPLRHKQKWISDINAVEGVAHYEVDTHNIVPCWKASPKAEFGAYTLRPKIKRLLPEFLTGFPELKPQHNIPAIAGNYPSVREAYTLATFDSSVTIIKNIVPGEDAALNTLHHFISHKLEGYAVNRNNPCIDGQSGLSPYLHFGQLSAQRIAWEVYLLPDSPDKDALLEELIVRRELADNFCFYNPHYDSSEGFPEWARTDIVLHRKDEREYIYTRDELETATTHDPLWNAAQTEMVRTGKMHGYMRMYWAKKILEWTPSVETAMEYAIWLNDKYSLDGRDANGYAGIAWSIGGVHDRAWFPRPVFGKIRYMSYSGCKSKFDIQKYILKCMSLPL, from the coding sequence ATGAATGATTTGCGCATCAAAATACACAAGCCGGAAACTAAATCCGGCGGAATGATTATCTATCGCATGAGCCGCGATCAACGGGTCTGGGATAACTGGGCGTTGCTTTTTGCACGCCAGCTGGCGGAGTCAACAGGAAGGAGCTTGGCGGTGGTATTTACGTTGATGCCCTCCTACCCGGGAGCCAACCTTCGCCACTTCGACTTTATGTTGCGCGGGCTAGAAACAGTAGAACAAAAGCTGCGCGCACTCAACATCCCGTTTTGCATTCTTCTCAACAACGACGTTTCGGTTGCTCTGAAAGAGTTTATCGAACACAATAATGTCACAGCAGTTATTTCCGACTTCGATCCTCTGCGGCACAAACAAAAATGGATCAGCGACATCAATGCCGTCGAAGGAGTGGCGCACTACGAGGTAGATACCCACAATATCGTTCCTTGTTGGAAAGCATCGCCCAAAGCCGAATTCGGCGCCTATACCCTGAGGCCAAAAATCAAACGTCTTTTACCAGAATTTCTGACCGGGTTTCCAGAATTGAAGCCACAACATAATATTCCTGCAATAGCAGGAAACTATCCGTCCGTTCGGGAAGCGTATACGTTAGCTACCTTCGATTCATCGGTGACAATTATTAAAAATATTGTTCCGGGGGAAGATGCGGCATTGAATACACTGCATCATTTCATCTCGCACAAACTGGAGGGCTATGCCGTAAACCGCAACAACCCCTGCATCGACGGACAATCGGGACTGTCACCCTACCTGCATTTCGGCCAATTATCGGCTCAACGGATCGCATGGGAAGTCTATCTCCTACCCGACTCACCCGACAAGGATGCCCTGCTCGAAGAGCTGATTGTTCGACGAGAGCTGGCTGATAACTTTTGTTTCTACAATCCACATTACGATTCGTCTGAAGGTTTTCCCGAATGGGCACGAACAGACATTGTCCTGCACAGGAAAGACGAACGGGAATATATTTACACACGGGATGAGTTGGAAACGGCAACAACGCACGATCCGCTTTGGAATGCTGCGCAAACGGAGATGGTGCGTACCGGAAAGATGCACGGCTACATGCGGATGTACTGGGCAAAAAAGATTCTGGAATGGACACCATCGGTTGAAACGGCCATGGAGTATGCCATCTGGCTCAACGACAAGTACTCACTCGACGGTCGCGATGCCAACGGCTATGCCGGTATTGCCTGGAGCATCGGCGGAGTACACGACCGTGCATGGTTCCCGCGTCCGGTATTTGGCAAAATCCGTTATATGAGCTATTCGGGTTGCAAAAGTAAGTTCGACATTCAAAAATACATTCTGAAATGCATGTCACTTCCCCTTTAA
- a CDS encoding Pls/PosA family non-ribosomal peptide synthetase, which yields MMEEGTVLLDWIFETSVAKYPQNIAIESSQQAFTYKEVDEMANQLAGWLQRQGVQPEAKVVIWLPRSPEVYIAMLAVLKAGGAYIPLDPELPVARVNFILKDSDAKVLISSERFLRQIEAQPEATTMFLFDSDVDKLTSFSTQKPIVGNRNGKDLCYIIYTSGSSGEPKGVLLEHRNVVNYIKAAKQIYDVDENQRILQGFSVAFDASVEEIWMAFASGATLVVGTFDIMRSGDRFASVLNNLGITFLSCAPTLLSMVKEDIPSLKTLIFGGEVCSPDIAHRWCRKSRTVFNTYGPTEAAVIATYSVLQPDVPVTIGKQLPGYSVYIVDENLQPVGAGVEGEIIIGGESVARGYLHRDDLTKAKFIETDRFDYKNQRYYHTGDLAKYADDGNIVFLGRSDAQVKVRGFRVELTEIEGLLMKFNGVQAAAVALNIETQQLAAYTVMQNNEEPDRETIAKLLRIKLPYYMIPATLDVVPELPMTSSQKIDRKRLPLPQTPLTFSSESEIKEPVTDLEKAMVEVMSRNFGRDDISMSDHFFNDLGGHSLLAAVIVSEMRQNTMFENMSVVDIYKHPVLSDLAGELEKKKPRAATQHMKKKRDIYTPPKWKYFTCVFAQGVSMFFLLLLFGIEWLGPFFVYSYYYQADNGVFDSLATMLWMYFALLPILSCFAIGFKWAVIGKIKPGKYKMWSSYYFRFWIVDKVINICPVTYFTGTSIMNAFLRMLGAKIGKNVYINTSAISVFDLLEVGDNASICTDTHLRGYTIADGYLYIGKITVEKDCFVGTRCCLAPDTRMEANSSIEDLTLVSEGTVIPVNEHWGGSPAEKIYENKVQSSRKLWSFRNSFLFFVSIFIIPLITMLAYFPGLMLITHLDYISEHYHFLWTTIGVGFSFVVLLTLIIVFLKWSMLGNIKEGKYPVNSFFYYKKWFFDQLMKLSLQVIGTLYTTLYLQIWFKMLGVKMGKRVEISTVEFISPDLLETGNECFLADSVSVGASHVRNGYITIAKARIGNRTFVGNSAVVSPGTRLGDDVLVGVLSKMNPENLPAADGTSWFGSPAVFLPKRDINHEFSAERTYKPTRKLFVQRYVIEFFRVVLPSTLFITCAALITNVVSYLQVEKSLWELFLVFPFLYLGAAILGTLVTALLKWIVIGKYKPARKPLWSNYVWRSELITGIYENFLVLFFLNLLTGTPFIKYPLRLLGCKIGKRVCMFTTQITEFDLVRMGDDVTVNDNCTLQTHLFEDRVMKMSYVDIADKCSVGGMSVVLYDSKMETNSVLHPLSVLMKSETLPADTEFVGAPAKSI from the coding sequence ATGATGGAAGAAGGAACTGTTTTGTTGGATTGGATTTTTGAAACATCTGTCGCAAAATATCCGCAAAATATTGCAATAGAGTCTTCTCAACAGGCATTTACCTACAAAGAGGTTGATGAGATGGCAAATCAACTGGCAGGTTGGCTGCAACGACAAGGTGTACAACCGGAAGCAAAGGTGGTGATTTGGCTGCCACGTTCCCCGGAAGTGTACATTGCAATGTTAGCTGTATTAAAAGCAGGTGGTGCTTACATTCCTCTTGATCCTGAGCTTCCGGTTGCCCGGGTTAACTTCATACTGAAAGATTCTGACGCTAAAGTGCTTATTTCATCTGAACGCTTTCTTCGTCAGATAGAGGCTCAACCCGAAGCAACAACGATGTTCCTGTTTGATAGCGACGTTGATAAGCTGACATCATTCTCAACACAAAAGCCGATCGTTGGGAATAGAAACGGTAAAGATTTGTGTTACATTATTTACACTTCGGGCAGCAGTGGCGAACCTAAAGGTGTTTTGTTGGAACACAGGAACGTTGTTAATTACATCAAAGCAGCCAAACAAATCTATGATGTTGACGAAAATCAACGGATTCTGCAGGGTTTTTCCGTTGCTTTCGACGCATCGGTGGAAGAAATTTGGATGGCCTTTGCTTCGGGAGCGACTTTGGTGGTGGGTACTTTTGATATTATGCGTTCGGGCGATCGGTTTGCCTCTGTTTTGAATAACCTTGGAATCACCTTCCTGTCGTGTGCACCTACCTTGTTGTCGATGGTGAAAGAAGATATTCCATCGCTGAAGACGTTGATCTTCGGAGGAGAGGTGTGTTCACCGGATATTGCTCATCGTTGGTGCAGAAAAAGTCGTACAGTTTTCAATACTTACGGTCCTACCGAGGCTGCTGTTATAGCTACTTATTCTGTTCTTCAGCCGGATGTGCCTGTTACTATCGGGAAACAACTTCCAGGTTATTCGGTATATATCGTGGATGAAAACCTGCAGCCGGTTGGAGCTGGAGTTGAGGGAGAGATCATCATCGGAGGAGAGAGCGTTGCCCGAGGCTATCTTCATCGTGATGACCTGACAAAGGCGAAATTTATTGAAACGGATCGCTTTGATTATAAAAATCAACGATACTACCATACGGGAGATCTTGCCAAATATGCAGATGATGGCAATATTGTATTTTTAGGTCGGTCTGATGCACAAGTGAAAGTGCGCGGATTCAGGGTGGAGCTTACGGAGATTGAAGGATTGTTGATGAAGTTCAACGGGGTACAGGCTGCTGCTGTGGCGCTCAACATCGAAACACAACAATTAGCGGCCTATACGGTGATGCAAAATAATGAAGAACCCGACCGGGAAACGATTGCCAAATTGCTGCGCATCAAATTGCCTTATTACATGATACCGGCTACGCTTGATGTAGTGCCGGAACTACCGATGACATCCAGTCAGAAAATAGACCGGAAACGATTGCCGTTACCCCAAACGCCACTTACATTTTCGTCAGAAAGTGAAATCAAGGAGCCGGTGACTGATTTGGAAAAAGCCATGGTGGAGGTAATGAGCAGGAATTTCGGTCGGGACGATATTTCAATGTCTGATCATTTTTTCAACGATCTGGGTGGGCATTCGTTGTTGGCTGCCGTTATTGTTTCGGAGATGAGACAGAATACGATGTTTGAAAATATGTCGGTAGTGGATATTTATAAACATCCGGTACTGTCCGATCTTGCAGGTGAATTGGAGAAAAAAAAGCCGCGAGCAGCAACGCAGCATATGAAAAAGAAACGCGATATTTATACTCCACCCAAATGGAAGTATTTCACTTGTGTATTTGCCCAGGGAGTGTCGATGTTTTTCCTGCTGCTATTGTTTGGGATAGAATGGTTAGGGCCTTTCTTTGTGTATTCTTATTATTATCAGGCTGATAATGGGGTTTTTGATTCGCTTGCTACTATGCTCTGGATGTATTTTGCCCTATTGCCGATCTTGTCTTGTTTTGCCATTGGTTTCAAATGGGCAGTTATTGGGAAAATAAAGCCGGGTAAATATAAAATGTGGAGTAGCTATTACTTTCGGTTCTGGATAGTCGATAAGGTAATCAATATTTGTCCGGTTACCTATTTTACCGGAACATCTATCATGAATGCTTTTTTACGGATGTTGGGTGCGAAAATTGGTAAGAATGTCTATATCAATACTTCGGCAATATCGGTTTTTGATTTGCTGGAAGTGGGCGATAATGCGAGCATTTGCACCGACACCCATTTGCGGGGATATACTATTGCCGACGGCTACCTCTATATCGGCAAAATAACGGTTGAGAAAGATTGTTTTGTGGGAACGCGTTGCTGTTTGGCTCCCGACACCAGAATGGAAGCCAATTCTTCCATCGAGGACTTGACTTTAGTTTCGGAAGGCACTGTTATTCCGGTCAACGAACATTGGGGCGGCTCGCCTGCTGAGAAAATATATGAAAACAAAGTGCAGTCTTCCCGTAAATTATGGTCTTTCCGCAATTCATTTCTCTTTTTTGTTAGCATTTTTATCATCCCGTTGATTACTATGCTGGCCTATTTCCCTGGTTTGATGCTGATTACGCATTTGGACTATATTTCAGAACATTACCATTTTCTGTGGACAACCATTGGTGTGGGTTTTTCATTTGTGGTTTTGCTGACGTTAATCATAGTTTTTCTGAAATGGTCAATGCTGGGAAATATCAAAGAAGGGAAATATCCGGTCAACAGTTTCTTCTATTATAAAAAATGGTTTTTCGATCAGCTGATGAAGCTGAGTCTGCAAGTTATCGGAACACTTTACACTACGCTTTATTTGCAAATCTGGTTCAAAATGCTGGGCGTTAAGATGGGAAAACGGGTGGAAATATCGACTGTCGAATTCATTTCTCCTGATCTGCTCGAAACCGGGAACGAATGCTTTTTGGCCGATTCGGTTTCTGTGGGAGCCTCACATGTGCGAAATGGCTATATCACCATTGCCAAGGCACGTATCGGTAATCGCACGTTTGTGGGTAACAGTGCCGTGGTGAGCCCGGGTACACGACTCGGAGATGATGTATTGGTAGGTGTGCTTTCAAAGATGAATCCGGAAAATCTCCCGGCTGCCGATGGAACCTCGTGGTTTGGATCGCCGGCCGTTTTTCTACCTAAGCGTGATATCAATCATGAATTTTCTGCCGAACGTACCTATAAACCGACACGTAAGCTTTTTGTACAACGCTATGTTATCGAGTTTTTTCGTGTAGTTTTGCCTTCAACTCTGTTTATTACCTGTGCGGCTCTGATCACCAACGTTGTGTCTTATCTTCAGGTGGAGAAATCTTTGTGGGAGCTGTTCCTGGTTTTTCCGTTTCTCTATCTCGGCGCTGCTATTCTTGGAACACTGGTTACAGCTCTTTTGAAGTGGATTGTTATCGGAAAGTACAAACCTGCCCGCAAACCGCTTTGGAGTAACTATGTGTGGCGAAGCGAACTGATAACGGGAATTTATGAGAATTTTCTCGTGCTTTTCTTCCTCAATTT